The window AATGGAAGGGGAACTGCCTGTTTCCGGCTTCCTGAAGCCCAAGGCGGCGGCAATGGCACGGGCGGTGTCTGAAGTCAGGCTGGCAGATCTGGGCGTCATGAACCGTGGTATGGTTATCGCCACAGCCATCATGGAATACAACAGCTCCGGTGGGATCGTGGTTGCGGCACCCACAGCCGGTTCCTGCGGTGTGCTCCCCGCAGCGGTTCTTTCGCTGGCAGAGAGCATGGGGCTCTCAGAAGCTGAACAGGCCGAGGCCATGCTGGCCGCAGGGGTGGTGGGCGTATTTATTGCGCATCAGGCTACGTTCGCGGCAGAGGTCTGCGCCTGTCAGGCGGAGGTAGGAGCGGCGAGCGCCATGGCTGCGGCGGCAGTCGTGCAGATTTTGGGCGGGAATGCCTCTCAGGCGTTTTCCGCTGCCGGGCTTGCTTTGCAGAATGTTCTGGGACTCATCTGCGATCCGGTTGCAGGGCTTGTCGAGATTCCCTGCATCAACCGCAACACCATGGGAGCGGCCAACGCTGTTGCCTCCGCCAACATGGTAATGGCCGGGTTTGACCCTGTCATTCCACTGGATGAGGTTGTCGCCACCATGCTTCGGGTGGGGAATATGCTGCCTGCTGAGTTGCGGTGCACCAACAGGGGCGGGCTGTGCACGACCCCTACTGCTTGTAGGATTCAGGACTCGCTGTCCGCAAGATGATGTTCGAATCCGTTTAATACGACGGATGAGGGAATGCGCATACTTGAAACAGCCGGATACCAATCCGGCTGTTTGCGTTTGCAGGAGGAGGCAATTGCGCCCTTGGTGGGCATGGGCAAACTCTCTTCCACTGATCACCGATTGTAATTGTTGCAATGTGACAAATTTGTAATTGCAAAATTGAGAGGTTAAATGGGGGCGAAGTGCATGCTCTGGAGTTGAATGTCGCAGGATAACAGACTATTTTATGCAACAGTCTTGTGATATACAAAATTGTCAAAATTATTGTCGTACAATTGACAATATTGTAATCATATGGCTTGGTGAACGGAGTCCTGAATCGTACGCCTGAGAGTTCCGATTGCTAATCTGCTGATATAAATCAATTAAATTATATCGATGCGTTTCGGCACTCCCTTTGCTTGTAGCGAGGGCATGCATGAAATCTCCCCCCTCAAACTAAAGGTGTTGTCAGAACTTGGCGGCATAGTCGGCAGGGCTCTCAGGCTTGAGCGCGCCTTGTACGAAGTGCTTTCTGTTCTGGGGAGCCACCTTTCCATGAAGCATGGAACCATTTCATTGCTGAATCGGGAACGTACGGCAGTGGTCAGCTGTGTGTCGCATAACCATTCCATGCGTGATCAGAGCAAAGGGATGTGTCGTCTGCCTGATTCGGAGATCGTGAAAACGGCTCTGAAGGGGCAGCCGTTCGTGGTTATGGAGGGTAATGCTGCGCCGGTGACACTTGATGGGGCTGTAGCCAGAAGACTTGTGCGCCAGAAGGTGGCCATGCTCGGTGTTCCCGTCATGGAGCATGGCCGGGAGGCTGGTCTCGTGGCTGTGGACCGACTGTTTGAGTCTCCGGTCTCCATTGATGCGGATATGGAGTTTCTTTCCATGATAGCCGCGTTTGTCGGGCAGCTCGTCTGTCTCAATAACGCGGTTGCGGAGAGGATGGATGAGTTGAAGCGGGAGAACGTGGCCTTGCGGTATCGCGTATCCGGCGAAACCCGAAAGGGATACGTGGTGGCCCGCAGTGCGTCCATGTCCGAGGTGGAGTGCCAGATGGAACAGGTCGCTGCTTCGGACGAGCCAGTGCTGATCGTCGGTGAGGCCGGAGTCGGTAAGGCTATGCTGGCCGCCCTTATTCATGATATTTCCGAGCGTTCCCGCCATCCGTTCGTCCGTGTCGATTGTCAGGCTGTGTGGCAGTCTCAGGGGAATGCGGCGTGGGGCAAAAGTCCTTTGGCTGGTGGTGATGCCTTCGCCGTCCACTTTGCTGAGCGGGTTGAGGCGTCGCATGGTGGAACATTGTGCGTTGAACATATGGAATTTCTTCCTCCTGCAGTGCAGGCCCTGTTGCTCAGGGTGTTGCAGGGGCAGGAGCTTGAGCGCGCGGGCTGCAATCTGGTGCGCCGTGTGGATGTGCGTGTCATTGCGTTGAGCGATTCGGATATTGTGCAGGATGTCAGAATGGGCCGCGTCAGTCCTGAGCTCTACGGGATGCTTGCCGGCAGCCAGATACACGTTCCCCCGTTGCGCGAGCGTAAGGAGGATTTGTCGGCACTGCTGAATCACCTGATTGCGAAGGTGGATCGCGAGTACGGGCGGCACTTGAGCTTTGGTGCGGATGCGTTGGAAGTGCTGCAGCGATATGATTGGCCCGGCAACGTCA is drawn from Desulfovibrio mangrovi and contains these coding sequences:
- a CDS encoding sigma 54-interacting transcriptional regulator produces the protein MHEISPLKLKVLSELGGIVGRALRLERALYEVLSVLGSHLSMKHGTISLLNRERTAVVSCVSHNHSMRDQSKGMCRLPDSEIVKTALKGQPFVVMEGNAAPVTLDGAVARRLVRQKVAMLGVPVMEHGREAGLVAVDRLFESPVSIDADMEFLSMIAAFVGQLVCLNNAVAERMDELKRENVALRYRVSGETRKGYVVARSASMSEVECQMEQVAASDEPVLIVGEAGVGKAMLAALIHDISERSRHPFVRVDCQAVWQSQGNAAWGKSPLAGGDAFAVHFAERVEASHGGTLCVEHMEFLPPAVQALLLRVLQGQELERAGCNLVRRVDVRVIALSDSDIVQDVRMGRVSPELYGMLAGSQIHVPPLRERKEDLSALLNHLIAKVDREYGRHLSFGADALEVLQRYDWPGNVSEVEMVVERLASMTDGERIGAASLMSLLGGEGAGTGRKGGATGAASLKDMERKEVLSALRRTGWVQYRAAEELGLTPRQMGYRIRKFGLENMVASERARVR